The Thermonema lapsum sequence TCCGGGAGCGAACAAACCCAAGAAAATAATAAAGCAGATAGCATAAATTCTACAAAAGGCGTGTCTTCTTCAGAAAAAACTCCGGTTGAAATGCAGCCGCAATCTACCGCCATACCCACTGACAGCACTCCAGAAGGAGTAGAGGTAAAAGTAGTAGAAGAAACAGAAGTAGAAACTCCCTGAGGGGTTATTTTAAATCTTTTCATCCCAAAAGGCTCTTATGTGAGCGCTTCTTTTAGGTTTTACATAACTACCCCCATGGTTTGGCAAAAAATTTGAGGTTTTACAACACAGTATTGCTTCTATCTTTCTTCAAAAACATCCTAAGTTTACCATGTTTCAATCAGCATCTACGACTACACAAGTAAATCAGCGCCCAGGCTCGTTCAATGAAGTATTTGTCCATATCGATATCCCTTTAGACAAGCCAGGCAATGCACTGCTCAAACGGGGGTTCGACATTGTCTTTTCACTATTGGTCGTCATTTTTGTTTTAAGCTGGCTCGTGCCTCTACTCGCCCTGCTTATTAAGTTAGATTCTCGGGGTCCTGTTTTTTTCATACAAGAACGTGGCGGGAAAAATGGCAAAACTTTTCGATGCATCAAGTTTCGAACTATGCGCTACTGCCCTCGAGATACAGAATATAAACCAACCCTAAAAAATGATTGCCGAGTGACACGCTTAGGTGCTTGGTTACGCAGAACCAGTTTAGATGAACTACCTCAATTCTTCAATGTACTCAAAGG is a genomic window containing:
- a CDS encoding exopolysaccharide biosynthesis polyprenyl glycosylphosphotransferase, whose protein sequence is MFQSASTTTQVNQRPGSFNEVFVHIDIPLDKPGNALLKRGFDIVFSLLVVIFVLSWLVPLLALLIKLDSRGPVFFIQERGGKNGKTFRCIKFRTMRYCPRDTEYKPTLKNDCRVTRLGAWLRRTSLDELPQFFNVLKGDMSVIGPRPHAIQEDEKFSELIPNYPLRYLVKPGITGLAQINGNRGFNTDLYKSRVNYDLYYIQNWSFWLDLKIILSTALKVVFGDKYAF